In one window of Methanomicrobiales archaeon DNA:
- a CDS encoding YwbE family protein, translating into MQESDSGRTVREGGSERDGRYRNSIRPGSAVLIVAKRDQRSGKRTEGIVREILTNSAYHPHGIKVRLQDGRVGRVQRIL; encoded by the coding sequence ATGCAGGAGAGCGATTCGGGACGAACAGTGCGCGAAGGGGGCTCGGAGAGGGACGGGCGGTACAGGAACAGCATCCGCCCGGGATCCGCCGTACTGATTGTGGCCAAGAGAGATCAGCGGAGCGGAAAGCGGACGGAGGGCATAGTCCGGGAGATCCTCACGAATTCCGCCTACCATCCCCACGGCATCAAGGTGCGCCTGCAGGACGGGCGCGTCGGGAGAGTGCAGCGGATCCTGTGA
- a CDS encoding PIN domain-containing protein — MPRIFLDTNVLLGLYDADADPRCICADLRKVRSSLVATRVVLDELLRNRDRILFRNAARIEEGGVSLLQTPFFLQQTQAFSSMKETADAYNLAVASLLDEVHRMMADPAHDPVYSAISRLFEDLPLFEWTDGDVERAHRRKLIGNPPTSQGKNTLGDELNWELLLRHVRDDLILVSRDNTFRQHAAFLAKEFREKTGRRIRITDRLSDALTELGEEPSEALLAFEEGWKKRPP, encoded by the coding sequence ATGCCGCGCATTTTCCTGGATACCAACGTGCTTCTGGGCCTCTACGATGCGGACGCAGATCCCCGTTGCATATGCGCGGACCTCCGGAAGGTCAGATCCAGCCTTGTGGCGACCCGTGTCGTCCTCGACGAGCTCCTCCGGAACCGCGACAGGATTCTCTTCCGAAACGCCGCACGCATCGAAGAGGGCGGAGTATCCCTGCTGCAGACGCCCTTCTTCCTGCAGCAGACGCAGGCGTTCTCCTCGATGAAGGAGACTGCGGATGCCTACAACCTCGCCGTCGCATCCCTCCTGGACGAAGTCCACCGGATGATGGCAGACCCGGCCCATGATCCCGTATACAGTGCGATCTCCCGCCTGTTCGAGGATCTGCCGCTGTTCGAATGGACGGACGGGGATGTCGAGCGGGCTCACCGCAGAAAACTGATCGGCAATCCTCCCACGAGCCAGGGGAAGAACACCCTGGGGGACGAGCTGAACTGGGAGCTGCTCCTGAGGCATGTGCGGGACGACCTGATCCTGGTGAGCCGGGACAACACCTTCCGCCAGCACGCCGCCTTCCTCGCGAAAGAGTTCCGTGAGAAGACGGGAAGGCGGATCCGGATCACGGATAGACTCTCGGATGCCCTGACGGAGCTGGGAGAGGAGCCTTCTGAGGCGCTCCTGGCGTTCGAAGAGGGTTGGAAGAAGAGACCGCCCTGA